A genome region from Chengkuizengella sp. SCS-71B includes the following:
- a CDS encoding CD3324 family protein — protein sequence MKSVKANEILPEELLIELQKYVQGEMLYIPKSKNNYQKWGTLSGGRKAIDERNATLKHEFKKGRSISQLADEYFLSTETIKKIVYSKN from the coding sequence ATGAAAAGTGTGAAAGCAAATGAAATATTACCCGAAGAACTTCTAATAGAACTTCAAAAGTATGTTCAAGGAGAAATGTTATATATACCTAAATCCAAAAATAATTATCAAAAATGGGGTACACTTTCTGGTGGAAGAAAAGCAATTGATGAAAGGAATGCAACCCTTAAGCATGAATTTAAAAAGGGGAGAAGCATTAGTCAATTAGCTGATGAATATTTTCTTTCTACAGAAACCATTAAAAAAATTGTATATTCAAAAAATTAG
- a CDS encoding Ger(x)C family spore germination protein, with translation MIRVLNIIFIFLLTGCMSNYGIDDLAMLSGVGFDASEDEGKHFDITTMYQIPSETDVFEYLHANADSLMNADIELMSQTKREVVNGQLRISLFGEQLAKDGIFPIILSFLRDPSIGPLVYLAVAKGTAKDVLVTQLKKEPNTGSYIQTMLERLDEEDVYPSVNLLQFARSYYDDGIDPYLPMIFSTKKNIVLEGIALFKDDRMITSISKEKAIFIFLLSKEFKEGVVDLEIELGGKKENIHLSYVCTKHKIKVSKENKNNFTVNFELHLTGSLEGYSGDQTLSKDSVQKEIESKVNTILSSEMKGMLSFLQKHKVDTIGVGESIRNSLSYEEWKNLNWDEVYPKINFTTDVTMKIRNMSKFK, from the coding sequence TTTAGCAATGCTTAGTGGAGTCGGTTTTGACGCTTCTGAAGATGAGGGTAAGCATTTTGATATCACTACAATGTATCAGATTCCGTCAGAAACTGATGTTTTCGAATATTTACATGCAAATGCTGATTCATTAATGAATGCAGATATTGAGCTGATGTCACAAACAAAAAGAGAGGTAGTAAATGGTCAATTACGGATTAGTTTATTCGGAGAGCAATTAGCTAAGGATGGCATTTTTCCAATTATATTATCTTTTCTTCGTGACCCTTCGATTGGTCCACTAGTGTACCTAGCAGTTGCTAAAGGAACTGCTAAAGATGTATTGGTTACACAATTAAAAAAAGAACCGAATACAGGGTCTTATATTCAAACAATGTTAGAAAGATTGGATGAAGAAGACGTTTATCCTTCTGTCAACCTATTGCAGTTTGCAAGATCATATTATGATGATGGAATCGATCCCTATTTACCCATGATATTTAGCACAAAAAAGAATATTGTTCTAGAAGGTATTGCTCTTTTTAAAGACGATCGGATGATAACTTCAATTTCAAAAGAAAAAGCGATATTTATATTTTTGTTAAGTAAAGAGTTTAAAGAAGGAGTAGTTGATCTTGAAATAGAACTTGGGGGCAAAAAAGAAAATATTCACTTATCCTATGTATGTACTAAACACAAAATTAAAGTTTCTAAGGAAAATAAAAACAACTTTACTGTTAATTTTGAACTTCATCTAACTGGCAGTTTGGAAGGATACTCAGGGGATCAAACATTAAGCAAAGATAGTGTGCAAAAAGAGATAGAAAGTAAAGTTAATACAATTTTAAGTAGTGAAATGAAAGGAATGCTTTCTTTTCTCCAAAAACATAAAGTAGATACTATAGGGGTAGGTGAGTCTATTAGAAATAGCTTATCTTATGAGGAATGGAAAAATTTAAATTGGGATGAAGTATATCCTAAGATTAACTTCACTACTGATGTTACTATGAAAATAAGAAATATGAGTAAGTTTAAATGA
- the ileS gene encoding isoleucine--tRNA ligase encodes MKRENIKETVQQREERVRKHWSKENTFKKSIDNREGKPSFVFYEGPPTANGLPHVGHALGRTIKDVVARYKTMTGHQVMRKAGWDTHGLPVELGVEKELGISGKNEIENYGVEAFIEKCKESVFKYEKHWRDFTEQLGYWVDMDNPYVTLENEYIESIWYILGTVHEKGLLNKGHRVSPYCPSCQTSLSSHEVAQGYKMIKDLTATVKFKIQNRDNEYFLGWTTTPWTLPANVALAVHPAMRYVRAKVDNEVFIVAESLADSVLKKNYEILSVHLGSELKGFSYIPPFDFVKVEVGHKVVEADYVTEDSGTGIVHIAPAYGEDDYKVVQDHHFSFVNVVNEKGQYTDEVPNFEGRFVKDCDVDIVRYLAEKGLLFSKEKYEHNYPHCWRCDSPLLYYANESWFIKTTALKEQFIQNNEKVTWHPEHIKYGRFGKFLEQMVDWNISRKRYWGTPLNVWQCDQCNHQYAPKSIEELKNLSITPLNETVELHKPYVDQVKLRCSHCGDTMTRTDEVIDVWFDSGSMPFAQTHYPFENNSRFKKQYPADVVIEGIDQTRGWFYSLLAVSTLFTGESPYKRVLSLGHILDENGQKMSKSKGNALDPVDLIQKYGADSLRWALLVDSAPWNPKRFSERVVQEAKSKLVDTLGNVYSFYDLYAKLDGYDSNRQYTVKKNKLDNWVLSRLHSTVKTACENLEHYHFTNAAREVAKLLDEISNWYVRRSRDRFWSNEMTAEKVAAYETLYEVLTKTSQLLAPLTPFIAEDVYSNLTGKSVHLSEYPNYDEKVINIQLEKEMEAVLQVVELGRSIRNTLSLKVKQPLASLSILSNNKDMNWQPYQDIIMDELNVKSFQEIDDEEKFASIHLKLDFKKSARKFGKLSNVVNKWLQQLNQEESNLLIESGFLNMETSLEKVKVSLEDVIVEKVAKEGYSSASNGEYTVTLDVALTDDLLQEGMARELIRSIQDYRKKLNLPINMHIDIEISADEELQVVVEKFKSMLKENLLMRDLVIKDHLSEGKEINIGNNKASIQLIPIIN; translated from the coding sequence ATGAAACGAGAAAATATTAAAGAAACGGTTCAACAACGAGAAGAACGTGTCAGAAAACATTGGTCTAAAGAAAATACTTTTAAAAAATCTATAGATAATAGAGAAGGGAAACCCTCCTTTGTATTTTATGAAGGACCTCCTACTGCAAATGGATTACCGCATGTTGGTCATGCATTAGGTAGAACAATTAAGGACGTTGTTGCAAGATATAAAACGATGACTGGACATCAGGTCATGAGAAAAGCAGGGTGGGATACTCATGGATTGCCTGTTGAATTAGGAGTTGAAAAAGAGCTAGGCATCTCAGGTAAAAATGAAATCGAAAATTATGGTGTTGAAGCTTTTATAGAGAAATGCAAAGAAAGTGTTTTTAAATATGAAAAGCATTGGCGAGATTTTACTGAACAACTAGGGTATTGGGTAGACATGGATAATCCATATGTAACATTAGAAAATGAATACATTGAAAGTATATGGTATATCCTTGGTACGGTTCATGAAAAAGGCTTGCTTAATAAAGGACATCGAGTATCCCCTTATTGTCCTAGTTGTCAAACGTCCCTTAGTTCTCATGAGGTAGCACAAGGATATAAGATGATAAAGGATTTAACTGCAACAGTAAAATTCAAGATTCAAAATCGTGACAATGAGTACTTTCTTGGATGGACTACTACACCTTGGACTTTGCCAGCTAACGTGGCACTTGCAGTACATCCAGCAATGAGGTATGTTCGAGCGAAAGTAGATAATGAGGTATTTATAGTAGCAGAATCATTAGCAGATTCAGTTTTAAAGAAGAATTATGAAATCCTATCTGTACATTTGGGATCAGAATTAAAAGGATTTTCCTATATACCTCCGTTTGATTTCGTAAAGGTAGAAGTTGGACATAAGGTGGTAGAAGCGGATTATGTAACTGAGGATAGTGGTACAGGTATCGTTCATATTGCGCCTGCATACGGAGAAGATGATTATAAGGTTGTTCAAGATCATCATTTTTCTTTTGTAAACGTTGTGAATGAAAAAGGGCAGTATACTGATGAAGTTCCTAATTTTGAAGGACGTTTTGTAAAAGACTGTGATGTAGATATTGTTCGTTACCTTGCAGAAAAAGGTTTATTATTCAGTAAAGAAAAATATGAACATAACTACCCTCATTGTTGGCGTTGTGATTCACCTCTTTTGTATTATGCAAACGAAAGCTGGTTTATCAAAACAACAGCATTGAAGGAACAATTTATCCAAAATAATGAGAAAGTGACTTGGCATCCTGAGCACATTAAATATGGTAGGTTTGGAAAATTTCTAGAACAAATGGTAGATTGGAATATCAGTCGTAAAAGATATTGGGGAACACCTTTAAATGTTTGGCAATGCGACCAATGTAATCACCAATATGCTCCTAAAAGCATAGAAGAACTAAAAAATCTTTCTATTACACCACTGAATGAAACGGTTGAGTTACATAAACCTTATGTTGATCAAGTAAAGCTTCGTTGTTCTCATTGTGGTGATACGATGACTAGAACAGATGAAGTTATAGATGTTTGGTTCGATAGTGGTTCTATGCCGTTTGCACAAACTCATTATCCATTTGAAAACAACTCACGTTTCAAAAAACAATACCCTGCTGATGTAGTTATTGAGGGAATTGATCAAACACGCGGATGGTTTTATAGTCTTCTTGCTGTATCAACTTTATTTACAGGGGAATCTCCTTATAAAAGAGTATTATCTCTTGGTCATATATTGGATGAAAATGGACAAAAAATGTCTAAAAGTAAAGGGAATGCACTAGACCCAGTAGATTTAATTCAAAAGTATGGTGCTGATTCTTTAAGATGGGCATTGCTTGTGGATAGTGCTCCATGGAATCCGAAACGTTTTTCTGAAAGAGTCGTACAAGAAGCCAAATCCAAGCTAGTGGATACTTTAGGAAATGTATATAGTTTTTATGATCTTTATGCTAAATTAGATGGATATGATTCTAATAGACAGTATACCGTGAAAAAAAATAAATTAGATAATTGGGTTCTATCTCGTTTGCATAGCACAGTTAAAACAGCTTGCGAAAATCTAGAGCATTATCACTTTACAAATGCGGCGAGAGAAGTAGCAAAATTATTAGATGAAATAAGTAATTGGTATGTAAGAAGATCCAGAGACCGCTTCTGGTCAAATGAAATGACAGCTGAAAAAGTTGCTGCGTATGAAACGCTATATGAAGTATTAACTAAAACAAGTCAATTGTTAGCACCATTAACTCCGTTTATAGCAGAAGATGTCTACTCCAATCTAACTGGGAAAAGTGTACACCTTTCAGAATATCCAAACTATGATGAAAAAGTGATCAACATACAGTTAGAAAAAGAAATGGAAGCCGTTTTACAAGTAGTTGAATTAGGGCGAAGTATTCGAAATACATTGTCTTTAAAAGTAAAACAGCCTTTAGCAAGTCTTTCAATTTTAAGCAATAACAAAGACATGAATTGGCAGCCGTATCAAGACATCATCATGGATGAATTAAATGTAAAATCTTTTCAAGAGATCGACGATGAAGAAAAATTTGCTTCTATACATCTAAAATTAGATTTTAAAAAATCAGCTAGAAAATTCGGCAAGTTATCAAATGTCGTCAATAAATGGCTGCAGCAACTGAATCAAGAAGAATCCAACTTATTGATAGAATCAGGATTCTTAAACATGGAAACATCTCTAGAGAAAGTAAAAGTGTCTCTAGAAGACGTGATAGTTGAAAAAGTAGCCAAAGAAGGGTATTCTTCTGCTTCAAATGGTGAGTACACAGTTACATTAGATGTAGCCTTAACTGATGATTTGTTACAAGAAGGTATGGCAAGAGAATTGATTCGTTCCATACAAGATTATCGGAAAAAATTAAACTTACCTATAAACATGCATATTGATATTGAAATCAGTGCAGACGAAGAACTGCAAGTAGTTGTTGAAAAGTTTAAATCTATGTTAAAAGAAAATTTACTAATGCGAGATTTAGTGATCAAGGATCATCTTTCAGAGGGAAAAGAAATTAACATTGGTAATAATAAAGCATCTATTCAATTAATACCAATTATTAATTAG
- the fumC gene encoding class II fumarate hydratase: MNYRIEKDSMGEIKVPLDKLWGSQTQRSRENFNIGTELMPLELIRAFIILKKSAAISNHKLGNLSKEKVEAIYQTCDEILSGKWDDQFPLVVWQTGSGTQTNMNVNEVIANRGNQLLQQKENEDILHPNDDVNRSQSSNDTFPTALHIASVVEIENKLLPALSELKNTLKHKVNEFENVVKIGRTHLQDATPLTLGQEISGWHHMIEKDERMINESTMYLKELAIGGTAVGTGLNAHPQFGDMVAKEISEMLNSDFTSASNKFHALTSHDQMVYVHGALKALAADLMKIANDVRWLASGPRCGIGEITIPENEPGSSIMPGKVNPTQCEALTMVAAQVIGNDVTIGIAASQGNFELNVFKPVIIYNFLQSVRLLTDSIRSFNEKCVIGIEPNAEKIQNYLQNSLMLVTALNPHIGYDNSAKIAKLAHKEGITLKEAAIKSGLLTENEFNKFVNPRNMISPK; this comes from the coding sequence ATGAATTACAGAATCGAAAAAGATTCCATGGGAGAGATTAAAGTGCCTTTAGATAAATTATGGGGATCTCAAACTCAACGAAGTAGAGAAAACTTTAATATTGGCACTGAATTAATGCCACTTGAACTCATAAGGGCATTCATTATTCTAAAAAAAAGTGCAGCTATTTCTAATCATAAATTAGGAAACCTTTCAAAAGAAAAGGTAGAAGCAATTTATCAAACATGTGATGAAATCTTATCAGGTAAGTGGGATGATCAATTTCCGCTTGTCGTTTGGCAAACTGGAAGTGGGACTCAAACAAATATGAATGTAAATGAAGTCATTGCTAATAGAGGTAATCAACTATTACAACAAAAAGAAAATGAAGATATTCTTCATCCAAATGATGACGTAAATCGATCACAAAGTTCAAATGATACGTTTCCTACAGCGCTTCATATCGCAAGTGTAGTTGAAATTGAAAATAAATTATTACCTGCATTATCTGAACTTAAAAATACTTTAAAGCATAAGGTTAATGAGTTTGAAAATGTAGTTAAAATAGGACGTACACACCTTCAAGACGCTACACCATTAACTTTGGGACAAGAAATTAGCGGATGGCATCATATGATCGAAAAAGATGAAAGGATGATCAATGAAAGTACAATGTACTTAAAAGAACTTGCAATTGGTGGGACGGCCGTTGGAACAGGATTAAATGCACATCCTCAGTTTGGAGATATGGTTGCAAAAGAAATAAGCGAAATGCTCAATTCTGATTTTACCTCTGCATCAAACAAGTTTCATGCATTAACAAGTCATGATCAAATGGTTTACGTACATGGAGCTTTGAAAGCACTAGCAGCTGATTTAATGAAGATAGCAAATGATGTAAGGTGGTTAGCAAGTGGACCTCGATGTGGGATTGGTGAAATTACCATTCCTGAAAATGAACCTGGAAGCTCTATTATGCCAGGAAAAGTAAATCCAACCCAATGTGAAGCTTTGACAATGGTTGCTGCTCAAGTGATTGGAAACGATGTAACGATTGGAATAGCAGCTAGTCAAGGAAATTTCGAATTAAATGTATTTAAACCGGTGATTATATATAATTTTCTTCAATCTGTAAGATTGTTGACAGACTCTATCCGCAGCTTTAACGAAAAGTGTGTGATAGGTATTGAACCCAATGCTGAAAAAATCCAAAACTATTTGCAAAATTCCCTAATGTTAGTTACAGCTTTAAATCCACATATAGGGTATGATAATTCAGCCAAAATTGCAAAACTTGCTCATAAAGAAGGGATCACTTTAAAGGAGGCAGCTATTAAGTCAGGATTATTAACTGAAAATGAATTTAATAAGTTTGTTAATCCTCGAAACATGATTTCACCTAAATAA